One segment of Anatilimnocola aggregata DNA contains the following:
- a CDS encoding (2Fe-2S) ferredoxin domain-containing protein: MAQFTHHIFVCCNQRKKDSSRGSCDPDGDEELKSALKKEIEKRGLKPMVRANEAGCLDQCELGPVIVIYPQAIWYGGVRIKDVPRIVEETIVNGRVIPDLLIPDEKLNNCKKK; the protein is encoded by the coding sequence ATGGCACAATTCACCCACCACATTTTCGTCTGCTGCAACCAACGTAAAAAAGATAGCTCGCGCGGCTCGTGCGATCCTGATGGCGATGAAGAGTTAAAGTCTGCTCTGAAAAAAGAGATCGAAAAGCGCGGGCTCAAGCCGATGGTTCGGGCGAATGAAGCTGGCTGTCTCGACCAGTGCGAACTCGGGCCGGTGATCGTTATCTATCCACAGGCGATCTGGTACGGCGGTGTCCGGATCAAGGATGTGCCAAGGATTGTCGAAGAGACGATCGTCAACGGCCGGGTCATTCCCGACTTGCTCATTCCGGACGAAAAGCTGAATAACTGCAAAAAGAAGTAG
- a CDS encoding radical SAM protein, whose product MPLDVLHTQHQRRFAESKFVYPVLSRRSGGISLGVNLNPDKVCNFDCIYCQVDRTTQSDTRFVELPRMLDELDHFLTLITSGQLYEFEKFSHTPRHLRRLNDIAFSGDGEPTTHRNFDEIVTAAAALKKQHILDNVKLVLITNASMFHREHVQRGLEVLDQNNGEVWAKLEAGTEAYLKLIDRTPISLRQIVDNIAAAAKIRPLVIQSLFMRVAGEPPTAAEFAAYCDRLNEIIAAGGKLSLIQIYTVARKPTESYVTPLTDAEVDALVSRVQEQTGIPAQAFYGTHTDALQASPSES is encoded by the coding sequence ATGCCTCTCGACGTTTTACATACGCAGCATCAACGCCGGTTTGCCGAAAGCAAGTTCGTCTATCCTGTTCTCAGTCGTCGCAGTGGCGGTATCTCGCTAGGTGTGAATCTCAATCCCGACAAGGTCTGCAACTTCGACTGCATCTATTGCCAGGTCGATCGCACGACTCAAAGCGATACCAGGTTCGTCGAACTGCCACGAATGCTGGACGAACTCGATCACTTCCTAACGCTCATCACCAGTGGCCAGTTGTACGAGTTCGAAAAGTTCAGCCACACACCGCGGCATCTCCGCCGACTAAACGACATCGCCTTTTCTGGGGATGGGGAACCAACCACTCATCGCAACTTCGACGAGATTGTAACCGCAGCAGCAGCGCTGAAGAAGCAACACATACTCGACAACGTTAAGCTGGTGCTGATCACCAATGCGAGTATGTTCCACCGTGAGCATGTGCAGCGGGGACTTGAAGTCCTCGACCAAAACAATGGCGAGGTTTGGGCGAAGTTAGAAGCAGGAACTGAAGCCTATTTAAAACTCATCGACCGGACTCCCATCTCTCTACGGCAAATTGTTGATAATATTGCCGCGGCCGCGAAGATTCGCCCGCTGGTGATTCAGTCTCTTTTCATGCGTGTGGCCGGCGAGCCACCAACAGCGGCCGAGTTCGCTGCCTATTGCGATCGCCTGAATGAAATCATTGCCGCGGGCGGCAAGCTGAGCTTGATTCAGATCTATACTGTGGCACGCAAGCCGACGGAAAGTTACGTCACGCCGCTGACCGATGCGGAAGTCGATGCCCTCGTTTCCCGCGTGCAAGAGCAGACTGGCATACCGGCCCAAGCTTTTTACGGAACTCACACCGACGCCCTGCAAGCGTCGCCAAGCGAATCATGA
- a CDS encoding beta strand repeat-containing protein, whose amino-acid sequence MLRRSRKPVRVEKSARNFFPRVESLESRLNLAGNVAAYVLGANLYITGDTASNEVTLTGTGGGDFTVEAAAGTTLKARNGATILDLEANNIANIFITMNNGDDIVTITGAEISGLLSFNGGNGADQLLIGDAGGTTELGRLTALMGAGDDTITVEDVDVTIGLISINNGDGDNYTTIRATGTYSLGTASIVGGRDLDNVLLEGADMTTGAITVNSSSGVNAFELTAGNNLDVNGNITVLGTTGSDIVSVNAVALLDTRAITVNLGAGLNSFDLLGDSVDVVGNITVLGTTGEDNVQISGTTELATRSITANLGANDNEILVDGAVITVNGSISLTGTSGEDLFDIGSGATADLLVTGSVVVNLGDGALANGNGLNITAEDIQINGLLSVVSGKGGDNITVNATTELDILGITLNTGAGDDAITITSGEDVSVVGATPNIGANLTIASGAGGDTITVAGLFVKGATSANLGDGVNVVNVDSSIFRGAVAVASLNGVDTINVEEGGLGIGTTFNGVVSVSLAGGDDVVNLGTAGDVVVFNSRVVVNGGAGDDELNAGAGVDFAFTPTLTSITLNLV is encoded by the coding sequence ATGCTGCGTCGTTCAAGGAAGCCTGTACGTGTTGAGAAGTCGGCTCGCAATTTTTTTCCACGCGTTGAGTCGCTTGAAAGTCGCCTCAACTTGGCGGGAAATGTCGCGGCCTATGTTTTGGGCGCTAATCTCTACATTACTGGCGATACCGCCAGTAACGAAGTAACTCTCACGGGCACCGGGGGAGGTGACTTTACGGTAGAGGCCGCCGCCGGCACTACCCTCAAGGCAAGAAACGGGGCGACAATTCTTGACCTCGAAGCAAACAACATCGCCAATATCTTCATCACGATGAACAACGGCGATGACATCGTGACCATTACCGGTGCAGAGATTAGTGGACTGCTGAGCTTCAACGGCGGCAATGGCGCTGATCAATTGCTGATCGGGGATGCGGGTGGAACGACCGAACTGGGTCGACTGACTGCCCTCATGGGCGCGGGTGATGACACGATTACTGTCGAAGACGTAGATGTCACCATTGGCTTGATCTCCATCAACAACGGTGACGGGGACAACTACACGACGATCCGAGCAACGGGCACCTACAGTCTCGGCACCGCTTCGATTGTTGGCGGCAGAGACCTCGACAACGTCTTGCTCGAAGGGGCAGACATGACCACGGGCGCTATCACAGTGAATAGCAGCTCCGGAGTGAATGCTTTCGAATTGACCGCCGGTAACAACTTGGACGTGAATGGTAACATCACCGTATTAGGCACGACCGGCTCGGATATTGTCAGTGTCAATGCGGTCGCTCTGCTGGACACCCGTGCGATCACGGTGAACCTTGGTGCTGGATTAAATTCCTTCGATTTGCTCGGTGATAGTGTCGACGTAGTTGGCAACATCACGGTGCTTGGCACAACCGGCGAAGACAATGTCCAAATCAGCGGCACCACGGAACTCGCCACACGCTCGATCACGGCCAATCTCGGTGCCAACGACAATGAGATCCTCGTGGATGGAGCGGTCATTACCGTGAACGGCAGCATCTCCTTGACCGGCACTTCTGGCGAAGACCTGTTCGACATCGGCAGCGGAGCCACTGCGGATCTGCTTGTGACAGGTTCCGTTGTCGTGAACTTGGGCGATGGTGCCCTCGCTAACGGCAATGGCTTGAATATTACGGCCGAAGACATTCAGATCAACGGTCTGCTGAGCGTCGTTTCGGGCAAGGGCGGAGACAACATCACGGTTAATGCCACGACTGAGTTGGACATTCTCGGCATTACTCTGAATACGGGTGCCGGCGACGATGCCATCACCATTACGTCCGGCGAAGACGTGTCGGTCGTCGGTGCCACTCCCAATATTGGGGCGAACTTGACGATCGCTAGCGGAGCTGGTGGCGATACCATCACCGTGGCTGGGCTGTTCGTGAAGGGTGCCACGTCGGCTAACTTGGGCGATGGCGTGAACGTTGTCAACGTCGACAGCTCTATCTTCCGCGGTGCGGTAGCTGTTGCCTCCCTCAATGGTGTTGATACGATCAACGTCGAAGAAGGTGGACTAGGTATCGGCACCACGTTTAATGGCGTGGTGAGCGTGAGCCTTGCTGGCGGGGATGATGTCGTCAACCTTGGAACCGCGGGAGATGTGGTGGTCTTCAATAGCCGAGTCGTAGTGAACGGCGGAGCTGGCGATGACGAGCTAAATGCAGGCGCAGGCGTAGACTTCGCGTTTACCCCGACTTTGACGTCGATCACCCTCAATCTCGTGTAA
- the ilvC gene encoding ketol-acid reductoisomerase, translating to MPATIFYDNDADLSHLKGKVVAIIGYGSQGHAQAQNLRDSGVNVIIGQRPGGPNYDLAIKHGFKPMSAADATKQADVVNILLPDELQGDVYRQEIKPNLKPGAILMCSHGFNLHFGQVEPPAGVDTLLVAPKGPGHLVRSEFEKGGGVPCLIAVGPGAKPETTKIGLAYAKGIGGTRGGVIQTTIAEETETDLFGEQVVLCGGVSELVKAGFQTLVEAGYQPEMAYFECMHELKLIVDLLYQGGLSYMRYSISNTAEYGDYTRGPRIVTDETRKEMKKILKEIQSGQFAREWILENKAGAPGFKATRRQEKASQLEDVGRRLRKLMTWINAKEV from the coding sequence ATGCCCGCCACCATTTTTTATGACAACGACGCCGACCTGAGCCACCTGAAGGGGAAGGTTGTCGCGATTATTGGCTACGGTTCGCAAGGCCATGCCCAGGCTCAAAACCTGCGCGATAGTGGAGTGAATGTCATCATCGGCCAACGACCGGGCGGCCCGAATTACGACCTGGCCATCAAGCATGGCTTCAAACCGATGTCGGCGGCCGATGCCACCAAGCAGGCCGATGTGGTGAACATCCTGCTGCCCGATGAATTGCAAGGCGATGTTTATCGCCAGGAAATCAAGCCGAACCTCAAGCCCGGCGCAATCCTGATGTGCTCGCATGGCTTTAATCTGCACTTCGGCCAGGTCGAACCACCTGCTGGTGTCGATACACTGCTCGTCGCCCCCAAGGGCCCTGGCCACTTGGTCCGCAGCGAGTTCGAAAAGGGTGGTGGCGTTCCCTGCTTGATCGCCGTTGGTCCTGGCGCGAAGCCCGAAACAACGAAGATCGGTCTCGCCTATGCCAAGGGCATAGGCGGCACACGTGGTGGCGTGATTCAAACGACGATTGCGGAAGAAACCGAAACTGACCTGTTCGGCGAACAAGTCGTATTGTGTGGCGGCGTCAGCGAACTGGTGAAAGCTGGTTTCCAAACGTTGGTCGAAGCCGGCTATCAGCCCGAAATGGCATACTTCGAATGCATGCACGAACTGAAGCTGATCGTCGACCTGCTGTACCAAGGTGGCCTGAGCTACATGCGTTACAGCATCAGCAACACTGCTGAGTATGGGGACTATACCCGCGGCCCGCGAATCGTGACCGACGAGACCCGTAAGGAGATGAAGAAGATCCTGAAGGAAATCCAGAGCGGCCAGTTCGCTCGCGAATGGATCCTGGAGAATAAGGCCGGTGCCCCTGGCTTTAAGGCCACTCGCCGCCAAGAGAAGGCGTCACAACTCGAAGACGTTGGCCGTCGGCTCCGCAAGTTGATGACCTGGATCAACGCGAAGGAAGTCTAA
- the ilvN gene encoding acetolactate synthase small subunit: MRHVLSAVVQNVPGVLAHISGMLASRGYNIDSLAVGETDDKTLSRMTFVVVGDDRVLEQVRKQLIKVVTVVRVDDISAQDFVERDLMLLKISAPPGSKRTEVRELVEIFRGRIVDVGPEEVMIEISGREQKIVAFIDRMRPYGIVELVRTGRIAMVRGLPRTTPKEEDISLPEDIPTREVATHDNL; encoded by the coding sequence ATGCGACACGTTCTTTCGGCCGTCGTGCAGAACGTTCCCGGCGTGCTGGCTCACATTTCCGGCATGCTGGCTTCGCGCGGCTACAATATTGATTCGCTGGCCGTCGGCGAAACCGACGACAAGACCCTTTCGCGGATGACGTTCGTGGTTGTCGGTGACGACCGAGTGCTCGAGCAGGTTCGCAAGCAGTTGATCAAGGTTGTGACCGTCGTCCGCGTTGATGACATCAGCGCGCAGGACTTTGTCGAACGCGACTTGATGCTCCTCAAGATCAGCGCTCCGCCGGGCTCCAAGCGGACCGAAGTGCGTGAGTTGGTCGAGATCTTCCGCGGTCGCATCGTTGATGTAGGCCCGGAAGAAGTGATGATCGAAATCTCCGGCCGAGAGCAAAAAATCGTTGCTTTCATCGACCGGATGCGTCCTTACGGCATTGTTGAACTTGTGCGCACGGGCCGGATTGCGATGGTCCGGGGCCTGCCTCGCACGACGCCGAAGGAAGAAGACATCAGCTTGCCGGAAGATATCCCCACTCGGGAAGTCGCCACGCACGACAATCTCTAG
- the rpmB gene encoding 50S ribosomal protein L28, whose protein sequence is MAYQCEYCEKSKSKGNQIETRGKAKYLGGVGTKVTGITRREFKPNLQRVRITTPGGTNLTVRICTRCLKKGVVRKAVKQAPFKLPVAAAKTTPGVKPATTGK, encoded by the coding sequence ATGGCGTATCAGTGCGAGTACTGCGAAAAGTCGAAATCCAAGGGGAATCAGATCGAGACCCGTGGTAAGGCGAAGTATTTGGGTGGCGTTGGTACCAAGGTAACTGGTATCACCCGCCGCGAGTTTAAGCCCAACTTGCAGCGCGTCCGCATCACCACTCCTGGCGGCACGAACCTGACCGTCCGCATTTGCACCCGCTGCCTGAAAAAGGGCGTGGTTCGCAAGGCCGTTAAGCAGGCTCCTTTCAAGTTGCCAGTGGCTGCTGCCAAGACCACCCCCGGTGTGAAACCCGCCACAACTGGCAAGTAG
- the gatC gene encoding Asp-tRNA(Asn)/Glu-tRNA(Gln) amidotransferase subunit GatC produces the protein MSLSRADVEKVSLLGRLLLSEAELGTMTSQLGRIVGYVEQLSALKTDDVQPMAHAFDLQNVFADDIQGEHLPRAAALANAPKRDEECYRVPAVLGE, from the coding sequence GTGTCGCTATCTCGCGCCGATGTCGAAAAAGTCTCCCTGCTCGGTAGGCTCTTATTGAGCGAAGCCGAGTTGGGGACGATGACTTCGCAACTCGGGCGGATTGTCGGCTATGTCGAGCAGTTGTCCGCATTGAAGACAGACGACGTGCAGCCCATGGCGCACGCTTTCGATCTGCAAAATGTGTTCGCCGACGATATTCAGGGCGAGCACTTGCCGCGCGCAGCGGCGCTGGCCAATGCTCCCAAACGCGACGAAGAGTGCTATCGCGTGCCGGCCGTATTGGGCGAATAG
- a CDS encoding Asp-tRNA(Asn)/Glu-tRNA(Gln) amidotransferase subunit GatA, producing the protein MSLLRSTAAELIQSLQTKKVSSVELTTTYLDQIKQQDARIQAFLHVDREAALKSAKAIDDKRAAGKEVGKLAGLPVAIKDVLCTQGVRTTCASKMLENFVPPYDATVITKLKQADAVLIGKTNMDEFAMGGSTENSAFHPTRNPWDTALVPGGSSGGAAACLAAGMAPLSIGTDTGGSIRQPAAFCGVSGLKPTYGRVSRYGLVAFASSLDQVGPMGHTAEDCAILLDVIAGHDAKDSTSANLAVPKYANSIAQPLAGLKLGIVKEHFGTGLNSEIAAAVQAAVQVYESLGAKVKEISLPHSKYGIATYYIIAPSEASSNLARYDGVHYGYRCEEKTMLAELAAEKASLESKNDKEGLRKLDNSLIRLYRKSRSEGFGPEVKRRIMLGTYTLSAGYYDAYYVKALKVRRLIRGDYDAAFKDVDFIVGPTTPSPAFKLGEKTDDPLAMYLEDLYTVTTNLAGVPGMSIPCGFTTSGLPIGLQMQSQPFDEERLLRAAHIYQQKTDWHNRRAPE; encoded by the coding sequence ATGTCATTGCTTCGCTCGACCGCCGCTGAACTCATTCAATCGCTCCAGACGAAGAAAGTGTCGTCTGTTGAATTGACGACCACTTACCTCGACCAAATCAAGCAGCAGGATGCCCGAATTCAAGCCTTCTTGCACGTCGACCGCGAGGCAGCCCTGAAGTCGGCCAAAGCAATTGACGATAAGCGGGCCGCAGGCAAAGAAGTTGGCAAGCTGGCCGGTTTGCCGGTGGCGATTAAGGACGTACTCTGCACTCAAGGCGTGCGAACAACGTGCGCCAGCAAGATGCTCGAGAACTTCGTTCCGCCCTACGACGCAACGGTCATCACCAAGCTGAAGCAGGCCGACGCGGTCCTCATTGGCAAGACGAACATGGACGAGTTCGCGATGGGAGGCTCGACCGAGAATAGTGCGTTCCATCCGACGCGCAACCCGTGGGACACTGCCCTGGTTCCCGGTGGCAGCAGCGGTGGTGCCGCGGCGTGCCTGGCTGCTGGAATGGCACCGCTTTCAATCGGCACCGATACCGGCGGCTCGATTCGCCAGCCCGCTGCGTTCTGTGGTGTTTCGGGCTTAAAGCCGACCTACGGCCGGGTCAGTCGATACGGCCTCGTTGCGTTTGCAAGTTCGCTCGACCAGGTGGGCCCTATGGGGCACACGGCCGAAGACTGTGCGATTCTGCTCGATGTGATCGCTGGACATGATGCCAAGGATTCAACGAGCGCCAATCTCGCGGTGCCGAAGTATGCCAACTCAATTGCTCAGCCCTTAGCTGGCCTCAAACTTGGAATTGTGAAGGAACATTTCGGCACCGGCCTCAACAGCGAAATCGCCGCTGCCGTGCAAGCCGCCGTGCAGGTGTATGAATCGCTGGGCGCGAAAGTGAAAGAGATTTCGCTGCCGCATAGCAAGTACGGCATTGCCACTTACTACATCATTGCTCCCAGCGAGGCGAGCAGTAACCTGGCCCGGTATGACGGCGTGCACTACGGCTATCGCTGCGAAGAAAAAACAATGCTCGCCGAGTTGGCCGCCGAGAAGGCCTCGCTCGAATCCAAGAACGACAAAGAAGGGCTGCGAAAACTCGACAACAGCCTGATTCGCCTCTATCGCAAAAGTCGCTCGGAAGGTTTTGGGCCCGAGGTGAAGCGCCGCATCATGCTCGGTACGTATACGCTCAGCGCTGGTTACTACGATGCCTACTACGTGAAGGCTTTGAAGGTCCGCCGCTTGATTCGTGGCGACTACGACGCTGCCTTCAAGGACGTCGACTTTATCGTCGGGCCCACGACTCCTTCGCCCGCGTTTAAGCTCGGTGAAAAGACCGACGATCCCTTGGCGATGTATCTAGAAGACCTTTACACCGTCACCACGAATCTTGCCGGCGTTCCCGGCATGAGCATTCCCTGCGGCTTCACCACCAGCGGGTTACCGATTGGCCTGCAAATGCAATCGCAGCCTTTTGACGAAGAACGCTTGCTCCGTGCGGCCCACATTTATCAGCAGAAGACCGATTGGCATAACCGGCGAGCTCCTGAGTAA
- the gatB gene encoding Asp-tRNA(Asn)/Glu-tRNA(Gln) amidotransferase subunit GatB translates to MSDYPYDIIIGLETHVQLQTKTKLFCRCSTKFGAEPNTQTCPVCIGMPGSLPVMNREAFELSLQTAIALNCEIPEFTKWDRKNYYYPDLPKGYQISQFDLPMSQKGWLEIFDTKGEFEPKRIGIIRAHLEEDAGKSLHDEAHGKSDTRIDLNRTGTPLLEIVSEPDMRSTKEARAYLTELKLLLTYLGVSDCNMQEGSLRVDANVNIHIHTPNGKIATPIVEIKNLNSFRFIERALAYEVQRQYKVWQETGRTIKDYPKQTRGWDDAKGITLPQREKEDSADYRYFPDPDLAPVITPSAKTEKIRASLCELPAAIRKRLEGSYGVTAYDSDVVVIQGQPFVDYFEEVAKLAGDGKKAANWVTQDVLRVMNEQGGDILSFGIRPPALAELVKLVISGDIEVTRAKEVFNDMVEHNRLAPESMKALGIAKVDLSELEAICKELVLANPKIVADVKGGKVQAVGSLLGQAKKRNPNANPNDVRRICLELIEKM, encoded by the coding sequence ATGTCCGACTATCCCTACGACATCATCATCGGCCTCGAGACACACGTTCAGTTGCAGACGAAGACCAAGCTCTTCTGCCGCTGCAGCACGAAGTTTGGCGCGGAACCGAATACGCAGACGTGCCCGGTATGCATCGGCATGCCGGGCAGCTTGCCGGTGATGAATCGAGAAGCGTTTGAACTGTCGCTGCAGACGGCCATCGCGCTCAACTGCGAGATTCCCGAGTTCACGAAGTGGGATCGCAAGAACTACTACTATCCCGATTTGCCCAAGGGATATCAAATCAGCCAGTTCGATCTGCCCATGTCGCAAAAGGGCTGGCTCGAGATTTTCGATACCAAGGGCGAATTCGAACCCAAACGCATCGGCATTATTCGCGCTCACCTGGAAGAAGATGCCGGCAAGAGCTTGCACGACGAAGCTCACGGCAAGAGCGACACGCGGATCGATCTCAACCGCACTGGCACGCCGCTGCTCGAAATCGTCAGCGAGCCTGACATGCGGAGCACGAAAGAGGCTCGCGCGTATCTGACTGAGTTGAAGCTGCTCCTTACCTACCTCGGAGTATCCGACTGCAACATGCAGGAAGGTTCGCTGCGTGTCGATGCCAACGTGAACATCCACATTCACACGCCGAATGGCAAGATCGCGACGCCGATCGTCGAGATCAAGAATCTCAACAGCTTTCGCTTCATCGAGCGGGCTCTCGCTTACGAGGTGCAGAGGCAATACAAGGTGTGGCAAGAGACCGGCCGCACGATCAAGGATTATCCAAAGCAGACTCGCGGCTGGGATGATGCCAAGGGAATCACGCTTCCCCAGCGCGAGAAGGAAGATTCGGCCGACTATCGGTACTTTCCCGACCCTGATCTGGCTCCCGTCATTACTCCCAGCGCGAAGACCGAGAAGATTCGTGCCTCGCTGTGCGAACTCCCTGCCGCGATTCGCAAGCGACTCGAAGGTAGTTATGGGGTCACGGCCTACGACAGCGATGTCGTCGTGATCCAAGGACAGCCGTTCGTCGACTACTTCGAAGAAGTAGCCAAGCTGGCCGGCGATGGCAAAAAAGCGGCCAACTGGGTCACGCAAGACGTGTTGCGGGTGATGAACGAACAAGGGGGCGATATTCTGTCATTCGGCATCCGCCCCCCTGCCCTAGCCGAACTTGTGAAACTCGTCATTTCGGGCGACATTGAAGTCACGCGTGCCAAGGAAGTTTTCAACGACATGGTGGAGCACAATCGCTTAGCACCGGAGTCGATGAAAGCGCTCGGTATCGCGAAGGTTGACCTTAGTGAACTCGAAGCCATCTGCAAAGAACTTGTGCTTGCGAATCCGAAAATCGTGGCCGATGTCAAGGGAGGAAAAGTGCAGGCAGTCGGCTCGCTGCTTGGTCAGGCGAAAAAGCGCAATCCCAACGCCAACCCGAATGACGTCCGGCGAATCTGCCTCGAACTGATCGAGAAGATGTAG
- a CDS encoding Uma2 family endonuclease, protein MSTASQRKYTVEEYLEREERAETKHEFYRGDIFAMTGASFRHVQIARNLTIALGGKLRGKPCQPLGSDLRLSVSSIGLYTYPDLSVVCGPVKLDSRSANTLTNPTLLIEILSPSTERYDRTTKFGFYRQITSLREYVLVSQHEARIEVFRRDGEDWRFADAVGLEALIELTSIECTLPLSDVYEGVELDPPVASSDDKF, encoded by the coding sequence ATGTCGACTGCCTCGCAGCGAAAATACACCGTCGAAGAGTATCTCGAGCGCGAAGAGCGGGCCGAGACCAAGCACGAGTTCTACCGCGGCGATATCTTCGCCATGACGGGTGCGTCGTTCAGGCATGTGCAGATTGCGCGCAATCTCACGATCGCCTTAGGTGGCAAACTGCGGGGAAAACCCTGCCAGCCGCTTGGAAGCGACTTGCGTCTGTCAGTTAGTTCGATCGGCCTGTATACCTATCCCGACTTATCGGTAGTCTGCGGGCCCGTAAAACTTGACTCTCGCAGCGCAAACACGCTTACCAATCCCACTCTGCTGATTGAAATTCTGAGCCCTTCCACCGAACGTTACGATCGCACGACGAAGTTCGGATTCTATCGACAGATAACCAGCCTTCGCGAGTACGTATTGGTCTCCCAGCACGAAGCTCGCATCGAGGTTTTTCGTCGCGATGGTGAAGACTGGAGATTTGCCGATGCAGTTGGACTGGAGGCATTGATCGAGCTGACATCCATCGAATGCACGCTGCCTCTTTCGGATGTCTATGAAGGCGTCGAATTGGACCCACCCGTGGCCTCGTCCGATGATAAATTTTAG
- a CDS encoding HEAT repeat domain-containing protein, whose product MTVPLDDRLTALLEDLRRGNELEAQELNRAHRRAAWVIESPREEWTEFFAEVCKLELPLPANTDRLLTSILASMVQQRRASLASGEKRDCLLADAQLLAVLHQLYVQLPQRSGAKAPILTWLAVGGTAEQLDLLVDLLLEDPPEDEQQIALALSPLFLKRKLPVESLFPKLFAVIDKPQLAAAVIDLANYLTREKLITEHPGKAMAVPLMELLSSLAQSLASLEERPEDFAETPQQLARRVAHSVSLAVSLCDALALIGDERAIGKLNQVLELAHRRVRTEAAGALARLGDQRGKDTLVELAAEPVARLRVLTYASELKIADKIPPQYRSPAAKAESELVIWLAEPTQFGVPPSQLELVDHRQQHWPGYNGAIDCFLFRFTYRLTLEDGTQRSYSNVGIAGPLAHAFTADLADLPPDDIYAAFAGWQAEHEDIKQYEVSQLSKTEQLEVVRLERRLHDAGYAEIQPLQMGYFFGEKALLAQVQRDGAAGVAVADFEDILFYPVRQPRRSLGIEEAYSIYKGRKLLRAFNPPPAAPGDAAKT is encoded by the coding sequence ATGACCGTACCTCTTGATGATCGTCTGACTGCCCTGCTCGAAGATTTGCGCCGCGGCAATGAACTCGAAGCGCAGGAACTCAATCGTGCGCATCGCCGCGCCGCCTGGGTGATTGAATCGCCGCGCGAAGAGTGGACGGAGTTCTTCGCCGAAGTCTGCAAGCTCGAATTGCCGCTGCCCGCGAATACCGATCGACTGTTGACGTCGATCCTGGCGAGCATGGTGCAGCAGCGCCGCGCATCGCTGGCCTCGGGCGAAAAACGAGACTGCTTGCTGGCCGATGCTCAACTGCTCGCCGTTCTGCATCAACTCTATGTGCAACTGCCGCAGCGCAGCGGTGCCAAGGCCCCCATTCTCACCTGGTTGGCCGTCGGTGGTACCGCGGAACAGTTAGACTTGCTCGTTGACTTGCTGCTCGAAGATCCGCCGGAAGATGAACAGCAAATCGCGCTGGCGCTTAGTCCGCTATTCTTGAAACGTAAGTTGCCCGTTGAGTCATTGTTTCCCAAGCTGTTTGCAGTGATCGACAAACCTCAGTTGGCCGCAGCTGTCATTGACCTGGCCAACTATCTAACGCGTGAAAAACTGATAACCGAACATCCAGGCAAGGCGATGGCGGTGCCGCTGATGGAATTGCTGTCGTCGCTGGCTCAGTCCTTGGCCAGTCTGGAAGAGCGGCCCGAGGACTTTGCCGAAACGCCGCAGCAGTTGGCCCGCAGAGTTGCCCACAGCGTTTCCCTGGCCGTTTCGCTTTGTGATGCGCTAGCGCTTATCGGCGATGAACGGGCAATCGGCAAGTTGAATCAAGTGCTCGAGTTGGCCCATCGCCGCGTCCGCACCGAAGCTGCCGGAGCGCTCGCCCGACTGGGCGATCAGCGGGGCAAAGACACGCTCGTCGAACTGGCCGCAGAGCCCGTCGCGCGGTTACGTGTCCTCACTTATGCCAGCGAACTCAAGATCGCCGATAAGATCCCGCCGCAGTATCGCTCCCCTGCAGCCAAGGCCGAATCGGAACTGGTCATCTGGCTGGCAGAGCCCACGCAGTTCGGCGTGCCCCCTTCGCAACTCGAACTGGTCGATCATCGCCAGCAACATTGGCCTGGTTACAACGGGGCAATCGATTGCTTCCTGTTCCGATTTACGTATCGACTCACGCTCGAAGATGGCACGCAGCGGTCGTATAGCAACGTCGGCATTGCTGGTCCGCTGGCCCATGCTTTTACGGCTGATCTGGCCGACCTCCCTCCGGACGATATCTATGCCGCCTTCGCGGGCTGGCAGGCCGAGCACGAAGACATCAAGCAATACGAAGTGTCGCAACTGAGCAAAACCGAACAGCTCGAAGTGGTGCGGCTCGAACGCCGGCTGCACGACGCGGGCTATGCCGAAATTCAGCCCCTGCAAATGGGATATTTCTTTGGCGAGAAGGCCCTGCTCGCGCAAGTTCAGCGCGATGGTGCCGCGGGGGTCGCCGTGGCCGATTTTGAGGACATTCTGTTTTATCCGGTTCGCCAGCCCCGCCGCTCGCTGGGCATCGAGGAAGCTTATTCCATCTATAAGGGTCGTAAGCTGCTCCGGGCCTTCAACCCTCCCCCGGCTGCTCCTGGGGATGCGGCGAAAACCTAG